The sequence agggagcattgcaaggctatcaccttgcgATCAGGTAAGAAATTGACTGGTTCTTCGCCTTTAGCTGATAAGGGTAATATAATTATGCAGGACGAGCCAACTAAGGAAGGACCAGACCTTGAGGTGGTAGATAATAAGAGAAGGAAAGAAGACAGGCAAAAGAGCCCTGTGTGGGAGCATCAGCCCCCAGTTCCATATCCTATGAGGTTGAGGCAGGATAAGGTGGACAAGCACTatagtaagtttcttgacttatttaagcaGCTAAAAATTagcttaccttttgttgaggcaatTTTGCAGATGCCGAAGTACGCCAAGTTGTTAAAAgagattttgagcaacaagaggaagttggaggatcttgGTCAGGTAGTGCTTAATGAGAAGTGTTCAGCTATTCTCCAGAATAAACTGCCACTCAAGCGAcgagatccagggagttttactatcaTTGTATGATTGTTGATTTTtcaattagtggtgcattggctgatttaggagctagtattAACTTGATACCCACTAGTTTTTTTGCCaaattagggttgcatgaacccaagcctactaggatgagtgttCAATTGGCAAGTAGGACTGTTAAAATTCCTAGaggtattgttgaagatgtacttgtaaaggtagataaatttatctttcctgtgGATTTTGTGGTgatggatatggagggtgagagCACTGTGCCTCTTATTCTGGGTAGGCCTTTCCTAGCTACATCGAGGGTTGTTATCGATGTAAGCGATGGAAAACTTAAGCTTATAGTtgatgatgagaccattacctttgacctaGCCACTTCCATGAGACAGCCACTGGACTATGATAATATTGTATATTctattgatgtgattgatgatgtggttgagtcccatttgcaagaaattttatgttctgaccctttgcaggtagcattagctgaggatgaggaggagttgtccaacgagcaagtgttggagcaactcgCTGTTTTATTGGCTTGTAAGCCGAGCTTGTCAACTGAtccctatctttttcttgacagGTCTGGGGTGCAGAAGgtaaagacttcattcgaGGACCAACCAGTCTTAGAACTGAAAGAGTTACCGAGCCACTTGGTTTATGCCTTCCTGGATGAAGAGAAGCGCTTACCAGTAATCATAGCAGCCGATCTAACTCCTGAAGAACAAGCCATGCTAttggaagttctaaggaagtacaagaaggcctttgctttCAAGATAGTAATATCCCgggcataaatccaagtttctactctcataagatttcattGGAGGACAGTTTCAGGCCGGTTGTTCAACCTCAGAGATGACTTAAtccgaacatgaaagaagtggtaaagaaggaggtaattaaactttttgATGTAGGTTTGATATATCCCATTTCTGACAGTTCGTGGGTGAGTCCTGTGCAGGTTGTacccaagaaaggaggcatgacagtggtaaggaatgagaaggatgagttGATCCCCACTCGGACAATAATAGGCTTCcaagtttgcattgattaccaTCGGCTTAGTaatgcaactcggaaggatcatttccctcttcctttcattgatcaaaTGATTGAACGTTTGGCAAGTcatatgttttattgttttcttgatggcttttcaaGTTATTTCCAGATTCCTATTACAcctgaggaccaagagaagactaccTTCACTTGCCCTTATGGGACGTTCgcttatagacggatgccATTTGGACTGTGCAATGCACCGGCTACATTTCAGcggtgcatgatggctatcttcgaggacatgattgaggagtctatggaggtatttatggatgacttctctgtttttggtaattctttcactctttgtttggcaaaccttgagtgcatgttagctaggtgtattgaggctaacttggtattgaattggaaaaaatgccatttcatggtgagagaggggattgttttagggcataagatctctcaagctgggatggaggtggatagagctaaggtagaagttatatctaagctacctcctCCAAGTTCTATTAAGACTATTAGGAGTTTTTTGGGCCATGCAaggttttataggagatttattagagattcttctaagattgctaggcctctcACTCAGTTGTTagttaaggatgtaccttttatttttgatgatgcatgcttggctgcttttgagttacttaagaaacttCTGACTACAGCCCCGATCATGGTTTCTCCTGATTGGGGGCTGCCTTTTGAACTGATgtgtgatgctagtgattatgcagttggagctgtgcttggacagaggattgaaaaagagttccaacccatttactatgctagcaagactttAACAGGAGCCCAGGAACACTATACCACCACAGAGAAGGAGTTGTTGGCTGTTGTTTACGCCTTCgacaagtttagatcataCCTCGTTCTCTCTAAAACCATTGTCTTCACGCACCACTCGGCGTTGAGGTACTTATTCCTGAAAAATAATGCAAAACTGAGATTGATTCAGTGGATTCTTTTGTTGCAGGAATTTGATGTCgggatcaaggataagaagggcgTGGAGAATCTGGTAGCGGACTATTTATCCATATTGGAAAATCCTCACTtggatgcacttgatgagacgGCCATAGACGATCGATTTCCAGAGAAGCATTTATATATCACTCAGGTATACACTGATACTCTCTAGTTTTCAgattatgctaactatttggttgctagggttctaccaaagggtatgacttaCCAGCAAAAGAACAGATTCTTTGCCGATTTGAagtactacatttgggaagatcccttTCTGCTAGAGTCCTGCAGGCAGATCGTGTGATTCGCCATTGTGTTTATGGCGAAGAgactctccaaatattgaGGCAACGCCATGAGGGACCCAACGGAGGTCATCAAGCAAGCAAACCATATAGCGAGGAAGGTGCTAAAGGCGgggattctattggcctacgCTCTTCCAAGATGCACGAAATTTATTCAGTTTGTGACGCTTGTCACAAGCAgtaatatctcttctcgtgatgagatgccctaAACTAGTGTGCAAgtcgttgagatttttgatatttggggcatcgacttcatgggaccctttccctctTCATATGGTAATAAGTACATTCTGGTTGCTATTGAATACTTCTCTAAGTGGCCTGAAGCTCAGGCTTTGGCCACTGATGATGCCAAGGCTGTTTGCAGGTTCCTTAagcgattgtttgctaggtttcGCACACCTAGGGCGCctattagtgatagaggaacacaTTTCTGCAACACCCAATTAGAGAAGGTACTTAAGTGGTACGGAGTTACTCAGcggttctctactccctatcacccctagactagtgggcaggttaaggtaactaataggggtcttaaacgtattttagagagaaccgttagtaccagtaggaaggattggactcttaagttagatgatgcattatgggcgtttaggactgcttttaggacatctataggttttacgccctatcgccttgtttatggaaagtcatgtcatttacctgttgagttagagcatagggcactttgggcccttaggacttgtaactttgatattgattctgcAGGTAAGGAGCGACAGTGGCAGCTGAGTGAGCTAGATGAGTGGCGCCAGCAGGCGTACGAAAACTCGTTATCTTACAAAGCAAGAACGaagaaatggcatgatcaaaggattTGTGGGCATAAGAAGTTTCAAGTCGGGGATCGAGTGTTGCTATACAACTCTTGCCTTCGTCTGTTTCCTGGAAAGCTGCGAAGTCGGTGGTCTGGACCATTTCAGGTCAGACAGgtctttccatatggagtGGTGGAGTTGCATCATCCCGAGAAGGGAGATTTCAAAGTGAATGGGCATCGATTAAAACTTTACCATGGTAACTCGTTGGATGGTGAGCAACGAGTTGACCTAGTTTTGTATGCACAAGAGGGTTGATCCGGATGAGTCAAGCTTAGGACTCTgcaaaaataagtatttttgtATATTCGATTTTGGAGATGCTTTTacgtttttgtttttaatttttgttatttcgttattttctttggactttatttattttgatttacttGCTTGAGTATGTtcataatttgtttttattcctctgtttcaaagttttgaatatatttagtgtcggaaaaatataaatatttttatgtgtaAAAGGTGATTTGGACCAGCATTCCGGGCAATTTCGGGCCCATATGCGCATTCGGGATCCTGCACTGATAGCGCATATACGGACGGCCAGATGCATGGCCCGTGCGTATTAGCACACCCTGTTGCATGTCCTGTGCGTATTTGCACGACCCGTGTGCATTTGCACGGCCGGTGCGCATATGCACGGTCCGTTGCGCAGCCGGTGCATGAACCCTATTTAAAACGAAGTTTTTCATCATTTCAGTGGTTTGGCCGATTTTTCTCTCCTTCCTTACTTTTTCTCTACTATTCTACTTCGTCAGAGACAATCGCAGTAAGTAATCTTTATTTTACACTTAATCTtgcttgttttgtttttccGTTCATACATGATTGTCATTTAGTTTTTGTTATACTTTTGTTGATTTCCGTATCATTGCTTTCTGGTTCTAGTTTCATTTCTCGCGAAtcacatttttttcttttcacctcATTTATGTCATTTCCGACTTTAATGCATATTCCATtgtttatttatgttatttaattttgttcttcttgcccttatttttcatttttgttttcatattactttttatttattctgtCCTCATTCCATTTTGGATGTGCTACCATTGGGCAAAATTGATGTTGTGCACTGAAATGCCATTGGGCATTGTATCTGTAATTATCTGTTATTTTTGTTCTCCCTTTGCACCCTATATTTTCAGCCTTGCAAGATTTCGGCGGTTAGGGTACCTTACCCCTAGCTTCTTGGGTTAACAACCAATTTGATATACTGCCAAATTTCTGTTGAATTTTGTGTAAATTGAACATGGTCGATCTATTACAGTGTTCTGCTACTTGTGTTGCTATCTAACATTGCATTTTATCAGAAAAGTATGGTCGACGATCAGTAGAGAGCCGCTGGGAAGCGAGCTAGAGTTGAGGATGGTTCTTCTAGTCACCAGACCTCAGGCCAGACAACTGCTACACTACTTCCTAGACGACAACCTCGGGCAACCGATCACCCGAGAACCCGAGCTCGACTTGTCCCTACACCTGTAGCTGGCAGGCATCCTTACTTGATCTTCACCAACTAGGCGCATATTGATCGATTTCGAGTGGTAAGGACCAAGACACTTCTGATTGGGAGGTGCATCGATTGGCAGGCTCTGAGAGATGTTGGGCTTTTTGAAGAAGTTTCTAGTTTGCTGGAGACAGTACCATGGAATAGGTTTTTTGACATTAGAGAGCCTACTTACAGAGAGCTAACTTTGGAGTTCGATGACCTTTTGGCTTCAACCAAATTGTTAGGGACTTTGCTTTGCCAAACACAGTTTCTTTTAGGTAATCGCGAACTCTCTGAGATGTCTCTAGTTGAGTTTGGAATAGCTTTAGGGATATGGACTAGAGCGGAGGTGGATTCCGATTTATTTGATCAAGCAGTTAGACATTTGGGGACAGATATAGATTCGTATTGGGAGGATATTAGGGTGGTCCGACGCTCTTTCTCTTCGAGCTGGACCAAGGCTTCATGTATTTTAGATAGTTTAAGATACCTCCATAATATTTTAGCGCACACATTGACTGGTAGGGGTGAGAGTTGGGGAGCTCTTAATAAGCTTGATGTTGCTTTACTCTGGCATATTCGGCAGAGGACCTATTtggatttagggtttttgatGGCTACACAGATGGATGGGATTCAGAGATCGGCTAGGAAGGCAGTTATTAGCTTTGGACCACATGTGACTAGGCTAGCTAGGAATATAGGGGTGTTCACTCCAGCCGCTGTTCAGAGTATGACATAATCGGTTTCTATGCTGGCTGTTGGAACACAGCAAATGTACAATATACGGATGGTTACTCGGACTGAGTCTACCTCAGGTGGTTTCGAGTACCACTTGACAGGTTCCACATCAGCTAACCAGACGGGTGGCGATGGTGTTGATGAGggtgataatgatgatgttgaCATCAGGAGGCGCTTGTACCCTACCACGTCCCTCATCTAGGCCAGCGATGTTCCTAACCTATCTATGTTCTTTAATCAATCGTGAGGCACATCCATAGCATCTAGATTGGATAGGATAGAGGCCTGGATGACATGTAATGGGATCTTACAGGACTTTTTGTACCGAGGCTAGAGATTAGGTGAGAGTCTTGCGTGAGATGCTTGAGACACGATCATGCCACCCAACTTCTTGAATGACCTTGTGGCCTTGCAGGATGAGAGAAGACCATAAcagttttcatttttcttctgGATATCTCTCCGTGGTTGGCTCGGATGCAAGTATCTAGTTCTCATGTGCCGACATGCGCCCTGCAACCGACCCTTTATGCATGCGGTATCACCCTTTGACCTTAAGGGTTTCTTTGACAGTTTTGGTGATACCCACTTGTCCATTTCTTCTCCTCGATATGCTGACCCGAGTTACGAGTATTTCTACCGGGCTGATGCCCCAATGTCTCCTCGACATTGATCCTTCGTTCTCCGGTTTCACCAGCGGGACCGGGGTGGTGGTGATCATGTTGAGAATTGATgattctagtttttttttggacagtttaatttctttttatttatttatttgttctttttatttatggatGCTATTATTCTTGTTCTAATTGTAATTATTGAACGTTATTTTGGATCATGTGGGGTATTATACATTTTACTTGGGCGGTGTTCTTCTCAAGTATAGGGTAGGTATTTGAGTTTTATGCAGGTACTTATTTTGTTATCTCGAACTTCTGGAAGGATGGTATTttgctattttaattttattttaattttatttgttttaactGATCGAGTTCGTtcattcttattatttttatcttgagttttgttttaattgagttgttgatttttttttcttttgaatggacccttatagcttttatcgaatcTTGTTGGGAAAAAGGCgatgaacgaatctcttagtttcaatcaagccaggtaaaactggtgtttttccttaattctttcattttactttatctttagatatagaacattgttaatattgatgcttattattatgattgatcatttaaactttggtttgagagCACATGCAATTTTtacccactcaaatggtgaggttTTGAGCCAAATTGgtcatcattatttttatgctccttttcttcttgttgAGTGAGCATTGCACAGAATCTTTGTTTCTAGAATTTGCTCTGTGATttcttttgagattacatgaatttttaacAGTCATGAGATGAtatgggcacttaggatttacacaatctGGCCAAAAGCTTAACCCTGTTTCTCCATTAGtaaaccaattttgagccttagccttttctttcattgtaattcaCCTTGACACTTatcttatcacttctattcattccaccattctttctaccattgttgttgggtattatataagtttatgctgcatttcattttggatcaatttgcaTATATTTACTAAGTTGCTAGAATTCTTTTcgtagatgctcccttcaatccaaatggtACATTATCGTTTTACCACTTTTGATTGAGTATTGTATTACTTCATCTTGctattgcaaaaaaaaaaaagaaaaaaaaaagaaaaaaaagagagaaaaaagaaagaaaaaaaaatatatatatattaataaaaataatgtatgtatatataattttctcttaggttcatttcgagcatcatcttattatgggagcaacttagtgttgtACAACATTTGATTCTTAgttgttttcttgcattacttgtATAATTTTCCAACAACTTTTaacctactttccatatttctccataacttaccttaaccccattacaacctggctgaagaccctttgattatgactattgattatttcgtagtagtggagattgtatctatgagcaagcttatggtaaacatatttttctgtatttttacGTTGAGAGCTTGCCAATATTCTTTCACTTATATATACACTtatgtgttttgagtgacatcttggAAGGCATGGCTCTCAAATTCTCAGTttagataatttattattttaattttagcagctttgttaactttgttctctttttCAAAGATTTAGTGATTTAGGGATTTTGAGGAAATTCGTTACGGAGTTTTGAGacttgttttgagctaaccttCTGCAATGTATTTGATCGAGTCatttggtatctgtttgaggagagaattgttgattgcttgaggacaagcaaactgtcaagtgtggggtagtttgatgtagatgattctacGCATGTTTATTGACTATGTATCACTCGTTTATTCgcgtatttgagtcatatttattcctatttgatcgcactttggtatgtttatgaatttttcaggttttcggaCTCTTTGATAGatattgattgatttacgggcagaaataaagatatttggatgatttatgCATATTNNNNNNNNNNNNNNNNNNNNNNNNNNNNNNNNNNNNNNNNNNNNNNNNNNNNNNNNNNNNNNNNNNNNNNNNNNNNNNNNNNNNNNNNNNNNNNNNNNNNNNNNNNNNNNNNNNNNNNNNNNNNNNNNNNNNNNNNNNNNNNNNNNNNNNNNNNNNNNNNNNNNNNNNNNNNNNNNNNNNNNNNNNNNNNNNNNNNNNNNNNNNNNNNNNNNNNNNNNNNNNNNNNNNNNNNNNNNNNNNNNNNNNNNNNNNNNNNNNNNNNNNNNNNNNNNNNNNNNNNNNNNNNNNNNNNNNNNNNNNNNNNNNNNNNNNNNNNNNNNNNNNNNNNNNNNNNNNNNNNNNNNNNNNNNNNNNNNNNNNNNNNNNNNNNNNNNNNNNNNNNNNNNNNNNNNNNNNNNNNNNNNNNNNNNNNNNNNNNNNNNNNNNNNNNNNNNNNNNNNNNNNNNNNNNNNNNNNNNNNNNNNNNNNNNNNNNNNNNNNNNNNNNNNNNNNNNNNNNNNaataatgtgatttcttattaataatgaaagcagaaagagacaagcattgataatcaaagtccTACATGAAACATTAATGAGAAAGCAAGATCCAACagaggaaccccaatgggtttaacaaatttaattactcatactagtaagcaacacaaagtaaagaacaaatttagaaaagtaaattgaaagcatgtacacccttcttctttaagttggatgaaaaaccctaaattcccaattctaaatgatgaaccctaaattgcctcttgaatgcctccaaatctaCTCTTGGTCTTAAATTTGgtgttaaaaccaatgtaattcttccttcaatagatgaaatagtCTCCTAAAGTCTACCATTGAAGTCTGGAAAAAGATGGCTTATGCATGTATGTGTAAAATCAAGTCAAAAGATCGAACCCTAGCTCAATAAATcgcatttgcctatataaatgtctcagcacggccgtggtcaagcccgtgctgatcagcacgagtggagtccaggccgtgctggacctcCGAGTCTGCAAATTAGTTCTTCTTCCTGGCCGTGCCCTCgtcggtgctgagccaccatgggccgtggtggaggccgtggtggcctcagaaaccgtgccaaaatggcactcttgaggTTCAAGTATtgatggttgagcacggccagagtccaggtcatgctcaaccttggaaagctagtccttgctcaattttgatgggtTCTGGTTCGTAATTGTGTGTATTTCCCACGATTACTGATAATGTCTATTGATAgtcacctgaaacatgaaaggaaccaaaacataggtgattctggcataaaacaagataactatgcataaaaatataagtaattgcgcatataaacatgtataaaatgatgcacatcattatgattaaatgatttaatattttaattatttatttaattactattcatatgtGTATCGTTTTCTGCATCAATGCTATTATGAAAGTATGTTGACTCGAGATGaaacggcagtagaacatgccacctgataggttgcatcaggaccacGTGCGCACCGGTATGAATCTGAGACAGATAGTAAAAGggaaatttaaaaaggtaaattaggACTTGTCCTAGTCGAGTttaactctctaggctgagtagagtgagtttgccggagtaaaggtccctggtcgagcattgctctctgtcAAGCTttgttggaaatttaagtgaccgggTGGATTTAAGGGCCTTGGTCGAGCTTCACTCTCTGGCGCCCGATTCATTGGAGCAGGAAATTTGAAAGGCTAAGGCATTTAGTAATAGGGGTTAAGGTTCTACTGAGGTACTCCGTCCTGTAGTatgtaaaattcattttataagaAGCATGGCATTACACAtgtttttgcatgacttaatattttattttaaattaaacaaatgtgttattgaagtgtttgtatttgtttatggatatatgattttaacttactctcgagactaacagtctcaatttaactGTTTTTCAGGTATGGTTAGTTTTTCTGCAGTTCTTTTCATCTAGCAGCCCGATTCCTTCATCTTCGGGTTTAAAGTAACCAATTttttttggtatgtttgacttttaaaattctaaaaccTCCGCAGTacaatttttagatttatcattttgtaaatttatgtaaattcaggtcttgcctaattatgcTAGCAGactgaatttaatatatagtacCTGATGATTTAAGGTTAATTGTGGAAAGGGGCTAATGGACAGAGTCTGGGTTAcattttgtttgagttagtgaatagtcaggcttactacaggatttggtggccttacgcctactcATTCCCTAGTACCAGTCAcaggcccacagatcgggttgttttctcttcataaatatacccatcttacagggtggttttcttatattaacaaatacaccccttttatgggattgttctatcaatactcataaatatacccctcttacgtggttgttttcttatactcacaaatatacccttattacagggtagtcttctcatattcacaaatatacaccttttatggggttgatatttcatatttacaaatatgcccctttta is a genomic window of Ricinus communis isolate WT05 ecotype wild-type chromosome 2, ASM1957865v1, whole genome shotgun sequence containing:
- the LOC125369286 gene encoding uncharacterized protein LOC125369286, which produces MKFVTSTDTRFQQIDSALRNQQASIQNLETQIGQISKMLSERPSGSLPNTTESNPREHCKAITLRSGKKLTGSSPLADKGNIIMQDEPTKEGPDLEVVDNKRRKEDRQKSPVWEHQPPVPYPMRLRQDKVDKHYSKFLDLFKQLKISLPFVEAILQMPKYAKLLKEILSNKRKLEDLGQVVLNEKCSAILQNKLPLKRRDPGSFTIIVDKFIFPVDFVVMDMEGESTVPLILGRPFLATSRVVIDVSDGKLKLIVDDETITFDLATSMRQPLDYDNIVYSIDVIDDVKVKTSFEDQPVLELKELPSHLVYAFLDEEKRLPVIIAADLTPEEQAMLLEVLRKYKKAFAFKIVISRA